A DNA window from Paramormyrops kingsleyae isolate MSU_618 chromosome 10, PKINGS_0.4, whole genome shotgun sequence contains the following coding sequences:
- the cfl1 gene encoding cofilin-1, with translation MASGVTVTDDVIKTFNDMKVRKAEEDKKSRKKAVLFCLSDDKKSIVLEDGKEILVGDVGDTIMDPYLHFVNMLPPNDCRYGLYDAKYETRETKKEDLVFVFWAPENAPLKSKMIYASSKDAIKKKFSGIKHEWQANGPEDIKDRKSLAEKLGGSSVMSLEGLPL, from the exons ATG GCCTCCGGAGTGACAGTGACCGATGATGTGATTAAGACCTTCAATGACATGAAGGTGCGTAAAGCTGAGGAGGACAAGAAGAGTAGAAAGAAGGCTGTGCTTTTCTGCCTGAGTGATGATAAAAAGAGCATCGTCCTGGAGGACGGCAAGGAGATCTTGGTGGGTGATGTTGGAGACACCATTATGGATCCCTACTTGCACTTCGTCAACATGTTGCCTCCCAATGACTGCCGTTATGGCTTGTATGATGCCAAATACGAGACCAGGGAGACGAAGAAGGAAGACCTTGTCTTCGTGTTCTG GGCCCCAGAGAATGCCCCTCTGAAGAGCAAGATGATCTATGCCAGCTCCAAGGATGCCATCAAGAAGAAATTCTCAG GCATTAAGCATGAGTGGCAAGCTAATGGGCCAGAGGACATCAAGGACCGGAAGTCCTTGGCAGAAAAGCTTGGAGGCTCATCAGTGATGTCTCTGGAAGGGCTTCCTTTATAA